The following proteins come from a genomic window of Neptunomonas concharum:
- a CDS encoding TRAP transporter large permease, which yields MDTAIIGISLAIFMLMMLALGVWVSLALFGVGVLGLYLSGNDQIGLLFATSTWGASTSWSLTALPLFIWMGEILFRTRLSEDLFKGLSPWLSGLPGKLLHVNVLSCGIFAAVSGSSAATAATIGRMTLPELKAQGYSDRMAVGTLAGSGTLGLLIPPSIILIVYGVAAEVSIGRLFIAGALPGLLLVMLFMGYTAIWALLNKKELPRHDKAHVSFATKLKALRLLLPIMCLIGFVLGSIYGGLTTPTEAAALGVVGALFLAGITGSLDSESFGASLMGAVKSSCMIGLILAGAHFLTLAMGFLGIPRALAEWIGEMSLSPGILLIYLTILFVALGCFLDGISVVVLTVAVVLPMVQQAGIDLLWFGIYIVLVVEMSQITPPVGFNLFVIQALTGKNILYVARAALPFFLLILLAVILIYVFPEIVTYLPMSMSQN from the coding sequence ATGGACACGGCTATTATTGGAATATCGCTAGCTATTTTCATGCTAATGATGCTGGCACTCGGCGTTTGGGTATCCCTAGCACTGTTTGGTGTAGGTGTTTTAGGCCTCTACCTGTCTGGGAATGATCAGATCGGCTTGTTATTTGCCACATCCACGTGGGGGGCTAGTACCTCGTGGTCTTTGACAGCCTTACCCCTGTTTATTTGGATGGGCGAAATCCTGTTTCGCACACGTCTATCCGAAGACCTGTTTAAAGGATTATCTCCTTGGTTAAGTGGCCTACCAGGTAAGTTGCTCCATGTTAACGTACTCAGCTGTGGTATCTTTGCAGCGGTGTCAGGCTCTTCAGCCGCAACCGCCGCAACCATAGGCAGAATGACACTACCGGAGTTAAAAGCACAAGGCTACAGTGACCGAATGGCTGTAGGTACCTTGGCAGGATCAGGCACCCTTGGCCTGCTTATTCCACCCTCTATCATTCTGATCGTCTACGGAGTAGCCGCCGAGGTTTCTATAGGCCGGCTATTTATCGCAGGTGCATTACCTGGCTTGTTGCTGGTGATGCTGTTCATGGGATATACAGCTATATGGGCGCTGCTTAATAAGAAAGAGTTGCCAAGACACGACAAAGCACATGTCTCTTTTGCGACAAAGCTGAAAGCATTGAGATTACTTCTGCCTATTATGTGCTTGATTGGCTTTGTTTTAGGCTCTATCTATGGTGGTTTAACGACCCCCACCGAAGCAGCCGCTTTAGGCGTCGTTGGTGCACTGTTCTTAGCAGGTATCACAGGGTCTCTCGATTCAGAAAGCTTTGGCGCCAGTTTAATGGGAGCGGTCAAGAGCTCCTGTATGATCGGCCTGATTCTGGCAGGTGCTCACTTCCTGACCCTGGCGATGGGCTTTCTTGGCATCCCACGAGCACTGGCGGAGTGGATTGGAGAGATGTCTTTGTCACCGGGTATTTTGCTGATCTATCTCACCATACTCTTCGTCGCGCTTGGCTGCTTTCTGGATGGTATATCTGTCGTAGTACTCACCGTAGCCGTCGTACTACCCATGGTACAGCAAGCAGGTATCGATTTGCTCTGGTTCGGCATCTACATTGTGTTAGTGGTCGAAATGTCCCAGATAACACCACCTGTTGGCTTTAACCTTTTTGTTATTCAGGCGCTAACTGGAAAAAATATTTTATACGTCGCACGAGCAGCGCTACCTTTTTTCTTATTGATTCTGCTAGCTGTCATATTGATATACGTTTTCCCAGAAATTGTGACCTACCTACCGATGTCAATGAGTCAGAACTAG
- a CDS encoding TRAP transporter small permease codes for MRSLLNTLYLASGYLSGLCIALITLIITSQIVGRLFGFIVPSAEDFSGYALAAATFFGLAYTFREGGHIRVTLVIQNWRPRFRYFQELCVLLFALLLVSFMSFYSVHMVWESYVFEEVSSGYVSVPIWMPQVPVALGVIVLNIAILDDVIAMLRRQSPSYKAHENELHLEEV; via the coding sequence ATGCGTTCTCTACTCAACACACTCTATCTGGCATCCGGATATTTATCAGGCTTATGTATCGCGCTGATTACCCTGATTATCACCTCTCAAATTGTCGGCCGGTTATTTGGTTTTATCGTGCCTTCGGCTGAAGATTTTTCAGGTTATGCGCTAGCGGCGGCAACCTTTTTTGGTCTGGCTTACACCTTTCGTGAAGGTGGGCATATCCGAGTAACGCTGGTTATCCAGAATTGGAGACCACGCTTTCGCTATTTTCAAGAACTCTGCGTGCTCCTCTTTGCACTGTTACTGGTCAGCTTTATGTCTTTTTATTCGGTGCACATGGTGTGGGAGTCCTATGTTTTTGAAGAAGTGTCTTCAGGCTATGTATCCGTCCCTATTTGGATGCCGCAGGTACCCGTAGCACTCGGGGTGATTGTATTGAATATTGCTATTCTTGATGACGTTATCGCCATGCTTAGACGTCAATCTCCCTCCTATAAAGCCCACGAAAACGAACTACATTTGGAGGAGGTCTAA
- a CDS encoding TRAP transporter substrate-binding protein, giving the protein MRFTTKKTAILLASLITLGSASHVAAETQWHMPTPYGDANLPTQIAHEFAEEIKNNTASELNIVVHSGASLIKHPEIPRAVRTGQVQLGEVFIGIMGNTHPVFKHDNIPFLATTFESAEKLWQAAKPEVEKQLNKEGMMLLYTVPWPAQSLYTILPVNTLSDLKGLKMRAYSPSTSRLADLMNTTPTTVQVPEIPQAFSTGIIDAMITSPSTGVNGQAWDYLSNYTDVRAWIPKNIVVVNKRAFKRLDKQTQQVILDAAAKAEAKGWAGVRVKAEEDTKTLAKHGIIVSQPSDELMTDLKKIGAIMIEEWKAEAPEVETILSNFNQ; this is encoded by the coding sequence ATGAGATTCACAACCAAAAAAACAGCTATCCTGCTTGCGTCCCTGATCACCTTGGGTTCAGCTTCTCATGTGGCAGCAGAAACACAATGGCATATGCCAACCCCTTATGGCGATGCCAATTTGCCAACTCAAATTGCTCATGAATTCGCGGAAGAGATCAAAAATAATACTGCCTCAGAACTGAATATCGTGGTTCATTCAGGCGCGTCATTGATCAAGCACCCAGAGATTCCTCGTGCGGTCAGGACAGGACAAGTACAACTAGGTGAAGTCTTTATCGGCATTATGGGAAACACCCATCCCGTCTTTAAACACGACAACATCCCTTTCTTGGCAACCACTTTCGAGAGCGCAGAAAAACTATGGCAGGCCGCTAAACCAGAAGTTGAAAAACAGTTGAATAAAGAAGGTATGATGCTGCTTTACACTGTCCCTTGGCCTGCGCAGAGCTTGTATACCATCCTCCCGGTCAATACATTGTCGGATCTAAAAGGTCTGAAAATGCGCGCTTATAGTCCCTCCACATCCCGCTTAGCCGACCTTATGAATACCACACCCACAACCGTGCAGGTACCTGAAATCCCACAGGCCTTCAGTACAGGTATTATTGATGCAATGATCACCTCTCCATCCACCGGGGTGAATGGCCAAGCGTGGGATTACCTTAGCAACTACACCGATGTCCGTGCGTGGATTCCTAAAAATATCGTGGTCGTAAACAAGCGTGCCTTCAAGCGTTTGGATAAGCAGACTCAACAAGTGATTCTGGATGCCGCTGCTAAAGCCGAAGCTAAAGGCTGGGCAGGCGTTCGCGTGAAAGCAGAAGAAGATACTAAGACACTCGCCAAGCATGGAATCATCGTATCTCAGCCTTCTGATGAGCTCATGACTGATCTTAAGAAAATTGGGGCCATCATGATTGAGGAATGGAAGGCAGAAGCACCCGAAGTTGAAACGATTCTATCTAACTTTAACCAGTAA